One genomic region from Sphingobacterium multivorum encodes:
- a CDS encoding 3-oxoacyl-ACP synthase III family protein: protein MLQSKIAGIGYYVPKNVYTNNDLTRFMDTSDEWIQERTGIKERRYADRIGETTTTMGVEAAKIAIERAHITPEDVDFIIFATLSPDYYFPGCAVLLQREMEMKEVGALDIRNQCSGFIYALSIADQFVKTGMYKNVLVVGSEKHSFALDFSTRGRSVSVIFGDGAGAVVVQPTTENGKGILSTHLHSDGADAEKLAMYYPGASSGIWLDKMPDWPDQELGGLLMTKEMLDDGTAFPNMDGQAVFKKAVVKFPEVIHEALAKNNLKTSDIDLLIPHQANLRISQFVQKTLGLGEDQVFNNIQKYGNTTAASIPIALCEAWEEGKIKDGDLVCLAAFGAGFTWGSALIRW, encoded by the coding sequence ATGTTACAGTCAAAAATAGCAGGAATTGGCTATTATGTTCCAAAAAACGTATATACCAATAATGACCTAACACGCTTTATGGATACCAGTGACGAATGGATTCAGGAGCGAACCGGTATAAAAGAACGTAGATATGCAGACCGAATTGGCGAAACTACCACCACCATGGGTGTCGAAGCAGCTAAAATAGCCATCGAACGAGCTCATATCACACCTGAAGACGTCGACTTCATCATTTTTGCCACCCTATCACCAGATTACTATTTTCCAGGCTGTGCCGTTCTGCTTCAGCGGGAAATGGAAATGAAAGAAGTCGGAGCCCTGGATATTAGAAACCAATGCTCGGGTTTTATCTATGCGCTTTCTATTGCCGATCAATTTGTCAAAACAGGGATGTATAAAAATGTGCTCGTAGTTGGTTCCGAGAAACACTCTTTTGCACTTGACTTTTCGACTAGAGGACGATCCGTTTCTGTTATTTTCGGTGATGGTGCCGGAGCTGTGGTTGTGCAGCCCACAACCGAAAATGGCAAAGGCATCCTGAGCACACACTTACATTCAGACGGAGCCGATGCCGAAAAGCTGGCTATGTACTACCCCGGAGCATCCAGTGGTATTTGGTTGGATAAAATGCCTGATTGGCCGGACCAGGAGTTGGGTGGACTATTGATGACCAAGGAGATGCTCGACGATGGGACTGCATTTCCAAATATGGATGGGCAGGCCGTCTTCAAAAAAGCTGTTGTCAAATTTCCGGAAGTCATTCATGAAGCGCTGGCAAAAAATAATTTAAAAACCAGTGATATAGACTTATTGATTCCACATCAGGCCAATCTTCGCATTTCGCAATTTGTACAGAAAACACTTGGATTAGGGGAGGATCAGGTATTCAACAATATTCAGAAATATGGTAATACAACTGCAGCCTCTATACCGATAGCACTCTGCGAGGCTTGGGAAGAAGGAAAGATTAAAGACGGTGATCTTGTATGCTTGGCGGCTTTTGGAGCAGGGTTTACCTGGGGCTCAGCCTTAATTCGATGGTAG